The Megalobrama amblycephala isolate DHTTF-2021 unplaced genomic scaffold, ASM1881202v1 scaffold422, whole genome shotgun sequence genomic sequence gctggtcatataattagaatatcatgaaaaagtttttttttttttttattgtaaattatttttaaaaatgaaattttcatatattttagattccctacatgtaaagtaaaacatttcaaaaggttttttttttttaattttgatgattagagcgtacagctcatgaaagtccaaaatccaatatctcaaaatattggaaaaatcctccagctcctgcagattcttcagttttcaagcatcttctgcatatttgaaccctttccagcagtgactgaatgattttgagatccgtcttttcacactgagaacaactgagggactcaaactcaactattaaaaaaggttcaaacattcactgatgctccagaaggaaacatgacgCATTAAGAGTCGAGGGGTGAACacttttgaatttaaatatcaaggtaaattgtacttaatgtttcttccgggaaacatgcaagtatcttctgttggttccgaagggcagtactaaatgaaaaacaacgatatttaaacaaaataagaaaaattgtgacatcttcatcctgttcaaaagtgttcaccccccgactctcaatgcatcgtgtttccttctggagcatcagtgaatgtttgaaccttttttaatagttgtgtttgagtccctcagtcgtcctcagtgtgaaaagacggatctcaaaatcattcagtcactgctggaaagggttcaaatatgaaaaaatgcttaaaaactggtgaatctgcaggatctggaggatttttctgaagaacagagctcagtttaactgctcaggacaaacaagagactcatgaacaaccatcacaaaacacacaaacagtcgtggatcatcaggtgaccacacacagtattgagaatcaatgcttcacatacttatgaatggggttattttaataaattcagctattgttttgtcttgtgaactaaatacAAACATCttgttatgtaaaatatcttactcaggacagtactaaacaaaacataacatgcattttttattatccctcttattttattaaaataattctcattttcacagattctgcaaggcgttcacatactttttcatgccactgtaagTTTGAGACAGAACATCTGACTCAATCACGTACTTTTGCCTCTCGAAATAAATTATTGACCCATCTTTTGAATTGATATCGCATCAATCGTTTATAAATAATGTTGCATCATTACAAAACAATCAACAACAATAACTTTAGCAGATTATTTAACATACCTCAATTCGTATCGCTTCAAGAAGGTCTGCTGCTATCATACATGGTCTGCTGTTCTAGGCTCATATACTAACATACAGCCTCCCCCTACTGGACGCAGGAGGAACAACAGGGGcgtaaaactgcagtgaatgtCTAATGCTGCTGATCAGTGTGAATATTGAGAATTACAGTAAATGACTGAACCTGCTCATATaacatgaatatatgaatgaGGTAATAACATGTGTTCACATTACCAACCTGGAGGAACACTGTCATATAAATGAACTTGTGTAATCTGCAGTCACGTGATCGTCTGTGTGTTTTCTTGAGGAACAGCTCCATCTGCTGGTCATTCATGAGTTCATCAGGACAGATGTTATCATGTTCTGTTACATTATCACAGATTATTTCAGTTCAGGATGATGAATTAATGTACGCAATAATTCATGGCAAAAAGCACGACTCAATTTATCTGAATCTACAGCAAACGGTTGAAAGCTCCACCAATCAAACGCTCCGCTGTGTGGCACGTGACTGAATGCGGAAGTGCACGCTGTGTTTATCAGATGTAAACAGCAGCAAACCAACATTAAGCAGCTAACTTTAACATTTATACTAGAACAACCGACAGCCAAACACTGATTATGAGCGTGTAACCCACAGGTATGTTGATATTTCAGTGTTGTGTGAGAATGATCCGGTTATCGCGTGACCTTGTGAGTCTGTCCCAGATTCCCTACATTAGATCCATATTTCAGACAAGCAATGTCATGTTTACCAGAATGCATTTCTAATAAACACAAGATGTGATTTAATGTGTCACATGCTGGtgttgttaataaaataaactaactTATTGTGTCTGAAATATTGACATATTGagccaaatattaaaatacttgTATATCACAGCTGTATTTGTTGTGGTTATGCTCATTTGAATAAGAAACTCATTATTGTATTACAGTAATTAGTACTTTAAGTGAGAAATGTGCttcattttcatgaaaatggtgctaaaatatcttgtttttaatgtaaaatagatCTGATATTGGGGTGAAATGTGtggaagcttatttctgccacataatgaaaataaaaatgttattgtgactttttatatcacaattttgacttttttcttgcaaaaaaaagtattgtgagatataatttcacatttatttttttaaatcagaatttTGAGAGATGTTAACTCACAATTACACgtttataacatgcaataaagGCCTTAAAGTCAGTTTTATCAAATTGAATGCCAAAAGTTTTTTGTTATACTATTTAAGATAACTAAGTCTTATTTATAATATCAAGAGGTCTTAAAtttggggataaaaaaaaattgattaatTTAGTGTTGCTCATTTCAAAGTAAACCCAAACTCAAATCTGTTCCATGGCAGAAAGCAGCTTCCGTAGTAACGCGTGTTCTCCGGGTCCACAGGCGTCTGATGGCTGCTGAGGATCGCTCCGAGACAGAACCGTCAGGATGACCGTCGTCTGGCTGCTGGACGGCTGTGCGCTGCGTTTGTGCCACAGGCCGGGCCGCGCGTCCGTCGCCCTCTCCTCGTCCCCGCTGAGGAACCCCTTCAGAGCCAGAGAGCGGCTGAGCTGGAGGCCCGGGCGCGGCCGGAGGTTCTGGTTCTGCAGGGTCGCACCGTACGCCAACATCTCCGCCTTCAGCACGTCTGCGCGGCAGGGGGCGGCGGATCTGAGGTATCGCACGTCCCGTCTGCGCGGCGCTCTGGAGTCGGCTTGGAAAGCGGTGAGCGGGACGCGAGCGGAGATTCTGTCCCGACTCAAAGCGAAAGAGACACCGCCTCTTTTATCACAAGCCCCGCCCTCCACACTTCCTGCTACGCCAGCTAACATCCCAGAACAGGAGGAGAATGGAGTGACTGGAGCAGCTCCGCCCACTGCACCTCAAGCTGCACCCACTACACGTCAAGCTCCACCCACTACATATCAAGCTCCACCCACTGTGCCACAGGCTCCACCCACTGCATATCAGGCCCCACCCTCTTCCCTTGTTGCAGCTAAGATTCAAAAACAGAAAGAGTGTGATGTGGCCAGAACAGCCCCGCCCACTACACCCCAGGCCACGGCCACCAACCAAACCACGCCCCTTTTCCACCCGGGGTCCCTCAGCGCTCATCTGGGCGAGACCTACGACTATCTGTCTCATCATATCAACTCCTACTTCAGCAGCTTCACTAAACCCGATCACAGCGCCGCTCCGCCCGCGTCGCCTCGCCTGGAAACCTCCTCGTTCTCTCTCGGGAATTACTTGAACTACTCGAAGCCGAGCGTCCAAGCCTTCGTGGGAAACTACATCAGCCCGCTGGTGCCGCGCTTCAGAACGGAGCCCAGGAGAGTGTCGACGGAGGCGGATAAACCTGCTGCTGATGGGGAGCGCACAGAAGCGCCCGAGAGCAAAGATCCGAGCGCTGCGGAGGAGAGGGCCAGACGCCTGCAGCTCCAGAGAGAGAAGGTGCCGCTCGTATAATAGAGtcttgacctctgacctctacCGTTCAGCCTCACGAGTCGCTGgtttgtgtgtttcagatcGTGGCGCGGGTGAGCGTGGACAACCGGACGCGGGCTCTGGTTCAGGCGCTTCAGCGGGCATCAGACGTGCGGCTCTGCGTCCGGCGGGTGGAGGAGCTCAGTCTCCATCTGCTGGAGTTCCCGGAGACACGCTCCGTGGCCGTCAAGGTCAGTGCTGCCGTCCAGAGAGGAAACGCTACATGTTAGATCAGCTTAGCTTGTGATCATGTCCGGGATCAGTTATGGATGTTTATGAAGGAGCGGCGGTGGGTTTGTGCCATCTGCTGGTGCAGAGGAAGAATAAAAACTCTTTATTAAAGACATCATGAGTCGAAACTGACatattaaaatcattattttgaaattcaaaagttgaaattgacataaaaatttaaattatgaaaaGTCATCTTGAATATCATAATTATAACAAGTCAAAATATAAGTTCTAAAATTGACACAGTtcataaatcataattatgagatcaaAAGGTTGAAATActaaataattacattattatGAGAAGTTGAAACTCACACAAACATTGACATTTTGACATaccaagtcataattttgacttttaaattatgacaaaaataatttacaaaacatAATTTGGGTTTGTCATATAAATTATGgcatataaagtcataattatgacatcagaaagttgaaattatgacacaaaatttaaattgttacatacaaagtcataattatgagatcagaaagttgaaattatgacaaaatttaaaatattacatacaaAGATATAATTATGAgatccaaaaatgaatattattacacaaaatttaaattattacttaagtcataattatgggatcaaaaaatgaatattattacactaaatttaaattattacttacaaagtcatatttatgagatcagaaagttgaaattatgacacaaaatttaaattattacatacaAAGACATAATTAtgggataaaaaaaatgaatattacacaaaatttaaattattacttacaaagtcataattattatatcaaaaatgaatattattacacaaaatttaaattattacttaCAAAGACATAATTATGAGATCagaaaatgaatattattacacaaaatttaaattatttacaaagacataattatgagatcagaaaatgaatattattacTTACAAAGACATAATTATGAGATCAAAAAATTACTATTACGCAAAATTTAAATTACTtacaatgtcataattatgagatcagaatgttgaaattatgacaatttaaattattacatagtcataattatgagatcaGAAAATTAATATCacacaaaatttaaaatattacatacaaagtcaattatgagatcagaaagttgaaattattacacaaaattttaattattacatactaGTGAAAATTTACGAAACATAATTTggatttttcatatcaattaTGCCatagaaagtcaaaattatgacatactaagtcaattACATACAAAGACATAATTATGAGATcagaaaatgaatattaatacataCAAAGACATAATTATAAGATCAGAATGTTGAAATATGacaatttaaattattacaaagtcataattatgagatcaaaaaatgaatattattacacaaaatttaaattattacttacaaagtcataattatgagatcagaaagttgaaattatgacacaaaatttaaattattacatacaaagacataattatgagatcagaaaatgaatattacacaaaattaaaattattacttacaaagtcataattattatatcaaaaaatgaatattattacacaaaatttaaattattacttaCAAAGACATAATTATGAGATCagaaaatgaatattattacacaaaatttaaattatttacaaagtcataattatgataattatgatcagaaaatgaatattattacacaaaatttaaattatttacaaagacataattatgagatcagaaaatgaatattattacTTACAAAGACATAATTATGAGATCAAAAAATTACTATTACGCAAAATTTAAATTACTtacaatgtcataattatgagatcagaatgttgaaattatgacaatttaaattattacatagtcataattatgagatcaGAAAATTAATATCacacaaaatttaaaatattacatacaaagtcaattatgagatcagaaagttgaaattattacacaaaattttaattat encodes the following:
- the LOC125261522 gene encoding calcium-independent phospholipase A2-gamma-like; translated protein: MTVVWLLDGCALRLCHRPGRASVALSSSPLRNPFRARERLSWRPGRGRRFWFCRVAPYANISAFSTSARQGAADLRYRTSRLRGALESAWKAVSGTRAEILSRLKAKETPPLLSQAPPSTLPATPANIPEQEENGVTGAAPPTAPQAAPTTRQAPPTTYQAPPTVPQAPPTAYQAPPSSLVAAKIQKQKECDVARTAPPTTPQATATNQTTPLFHPGSLSAHLGETYDYLSHHINSYFSSFTKPDHSAAPPASPRLETSSFSLGNYLNYSKPSVQAFVGNYISPLVPRFRTEPRRVSTEADKPAADGERTEAPESKDPSAAEERARRLQLQREKIVARVSVDNRTRALVQALQRASDVRLCVRRVEELSLHLLEFPETRSVAVKEQVIPRLLRLRQAADESLRAAVRQALALVGFIDPVKNRGVRILSIDGGGTRGLLALQTLRRLQELSGKPVHLMFDYICGVSTGAILGFMLGVLHMPLKECEDLYRTLSSDVFKQNVIVGTVKMSWSHAFYDSQIWEKVLKEKMGSDLLIQTARIPDCPKVAAVSTVVNRGPPVKAFVFRNYTLPVGVRSHYRGGCRHKLWEAIRASSAAPGYFQEFALGDDLHQV